The following are encoded together in the Xiphophorus hellerii strain 12219 chromosome 3, Xiphophorus_hellerii-4.1, whole genome shotgun sequence genome:
- the LOC116714434 gene encoding uncharacterized protein LOC116714434: protein MQMKISPAHQVICIHRHLYFRPAEHELTHRQPRSSTMEGPQPGESPDNEYMAMDSDPWEDQDDTYENGDTLDIGIRQREVVPVPGGATQLTNRASRQTNDTPNRPQINSLPLPSRYMTLRWPLPNGNIASAKTEQLAFLQRTMVGLVLLCLLLLVVVLGLSFACDILTRLHKRSLEKQLEGIGLRCGPRYYISNDENRTFDSELYVLNCEMFKSYMSRESFVLHLQNGSCNNSWKCEC, encoded by the exons ATGCAGATGAAAATCTCTCCCGCCCACCAGGTTATTTGCATCCACAGACACCTGTATTTTAGGCCTGCAGAACATGAGCTGACTCACAGACAGCCCCGCAGTTCAACAATGGAGGGCCCTCAACCAGGCGAGAGTCCAGACAATGAATACATGGCGATGGATTCTGACCCGTGGGAAGACCAAGATGACACTTATGAAAACGGAGACACTCTTGACATTGGTATAAGACAAAGAGAGGTTGTGCCAGTGCCAGGAGGAGCCACTCAGCTGACTAACAGGGCCTCCCGGCAAACTAATGACACTCCCAACCGTCCACAGATCAACAGTCTGCCTCTCCCTAGCAGGTACATGACTTTAAGATGGCCTCTACCGAATGGAAACATAGCATCGGCGAAAACAGAGCAATTAG CCTTCTTGCAGAGAACCATGGTGGGGCTGGTCTTGCTGTGCCTACTGTTGCTTGTAGTAGTGCTTGGTCTGAGCTTTGCtt GTGACATACTCACAAGACTCCACAAACGGTCACTAGAGAAACAGCTTGAAGGAATCG GCTTGCGGTGTGGACCAAGATACTACATTTCTAATGATGAGAACCGAACCTTTGATTCAGAGCTGTATGTCTTAAACTGTGAAATGTTTAAG AGTTACATGAGTCGAGAATCGTTCGTTCTTCACTTGCAAAACGGCTCATGTAATAACTCATGGAAGTGCGAGTGTTGA